In Flavobacterium piscisymbiosum, the sequence CAAAAATTCCAGGAATTGTCGTTTTCTGAAAAGCATCTACTTTTAATAAACCAATTTCAGTCAACTCACAACCTAAAGATTCCGGCAAAAGACAATGCTGTTCAAAAGGCGCTTTAAAATAAATCGCTTTAACCGTAGTTTTAGTTTGATTTTTGAAGATAATCTGCTGAACATTTCCGTTTTGATGTTCTAAAGACTCAATTTCATCTTCGATAATTTCAACTTTATGATTTTTAAGAATTTGAGTTTGCTCAATTGTTAGAGTTGATTTTCCGTTGGTAATTAATCTTAAATCTTTAGTCCAATTAGAAATCATTTTAGAAAATTCAAAACCCATATCACCATTGGCTACGATTGCCGTTTTCTCTCTTTTCACTTCATAACCGTGACAATATGGACAATGTAAAACCGAAATTCCCCAACATTCAGCAAAACCCGGAATCTGCGACAGTAAATCTTTTACGCCAGTTGCGAACAATATTTTTTTTGAAGTAAAGATTTTTCCGGACTGGGTTTCAATTTCAAATCCAAATTGTGTTTTAATCGCCCTGATCGCAAGTCCTTTATAGAATTTAACCGTATCGTAAAAGTCTACCTGAGTTTTGGCTTTCGCCGAAATTACAGCGGGTTTCTCACCATCATGTGTGATGAAATTATGAGAATGTGGCGTTTGTCTGTTGCAAGGCAAACCACTATCGATAACCAAAACCTTACGTAAAGAACGCCCCAAACTCATTGCAGCCGAAAGTCCGCTATAACTACCACCGATAATGATAACGTCGTATTTATTGTTTTCTATCATAATTGTATAATTTAATGATTGCTATTTTTATGCATTTTATAATTTAATAGGTGCCCGATAATCATTCCGATACCTCCAATAAAAATCAGATCGAGATGAATATCCAGAAAGAGTTCCGTCAAAACACTGATCCAGATGAGCGCCATCGAAATAATAAGCACTGTAGAGATTAAAAGACTGGATTTATTTATAATTTTGATAATTGCAAATAATCCCAGGGTCGCAAAAATCAAATCTATAATTGGATTATGACTTAAGCCTAAAGGCAGAATCGTTAAAAGCGGAAAAACCAAACAATGAATCAAACAAATGCCCGCGCTTGAGATTCCTAAAATATCGTAAAGAGGTGTGGTAGATTTCTTCATTTTCAGTACTTTTGCTTAATGCAATTTTGTTGCAAATATACAAGATTATTTTAATCGCAACTATGTTGCAATAATATTTTTTATACAATAAAATGAAAACAACAAGAAATACAGCAGCAAAGACGGCCGTTTTAGAGATATTTGAGAAATCTAAAACTGCACTTTCTCATACCGAAATTCAAAAACAAACAGGAGATTTATGTGATCGTGTTACGATTTACAGAATACTAGACCGCTTGGTAAATGACGATATCATACACAAAATTGTAAATCTTGACGGAACGGTTAAGTATGCAAAATGCCATCATCATGCTCAGCGCGTACACATACATAATCATGCTCATTTTAGCTGCGAAAAGTGTTTGGAAATTACTTGTCTCGAAAATGTAAAGCCTAGTTATATCATTCCGCATAACTATAAAGTAAACGACATAAACTTTACGTTGTCAGGATTATGTCCAAATTGTTTAAATTCTAACAATTAAGATTTAGACTTGTCTAAAAATATTGTTGCGCTAATATAATTTTTCTATATATTTGTTCAAACAACATTTTTACAATGGGTAAATCTTTAGAAGAAGTTCACCAATCGGTCGCGACACAGCATAAAAAAACAGGTTTCAGAAAAATATTAGCCTTTTTAGGCCCGGCATATTTAGTAAGTGTAGGATACATGGATCCGGGAAACTGGGCCACAGACATCGCCGGCGGTAGTCAGTTTGGATATTCCTTACTTTGGGTTTTGTTAATGAGTAACTTAATGGCTTTACTCCTTCAAAGCTTAAGTGCGCGACTCGGAATTGTAACACAGCGCGATTTAGCACAGGCCTCAAGAGAAACGTATTCGAAATTTATCAACTATATTTTATACTTTTTGGCCGAAATTGCCATTGCCGCTTGTGATCTTGCCGAAGTATTAGGAATGGCAATTGGTATTAATTTACTTTTTGATATTCCGCTGATCGAAGGTGTTTTGATCACTGTTTTAGATACTTTCTTATTGCTTTTCCTGATTAACAAAGGAATCCGAAAAATGGAGGCTTTTATTATCGTATTAGTTGCCATCATTGGTTTCTCTTTCATTTTCGAAATGATCTTCGCAGAACCGGAACTTGATAAAGTACTTTATGGACTTATTCCGTCAATGCCTAATTCTGCTGCTTTGTATATCGCTATCGGAATTATTGGAGCAACGGTAATGCCTCACAACTTATATTTACATTCTTCTTTAGTTCAAACCAGAAAATTCGACCGAACTCCGGCCGGAATTAAACAGGCTTTGAAATATAATCTTATCGATTCGACAATTGCCTTGAATCTCGCCTTTTTTGTAAACGCTGCCATTTTAATTTTGGCTGCAGCCACATTTTACAAAAACGGAATGTTTGAAGTTGCCGAGATTCAGGATGCGCATCAATTTCTGGAACCTTTGTTAGGAACCAAATGGGCACCTATTTTATTTGCCGTTGCTTTGATTGCCGCAGGACAAAGTTCGACCGTAACGGGAACTTTGGCCGGACAAATTGTAATGGAAGGATATTTGAATTTAAGGATTCAACCTTGGGTTCGCCGAATCATTACCCGTTTGATTGCCATTGTTCCGGCCGTTGTGGTGATTTTAATTTATGGAGATAGCGTAACCGGGAAATTACTGATTCTGAGCCAGGTAATTTTGAGTTTACAATTAGGATTTGCGATTATTCCGTTGATTCACTTTGTGAGTGATAAATCTAAAATGAAAGGTTTTCATATTTCAAGAACGACTCAAATTGCAGCCTGGATTATTGCTCTGATTATTGTTTCGCTAAATGCGAAATTGGTTTACGACGAAATTACTTCGTGGCTAGACAATTCAAGTCATCCACTTATTCTTTGGTTTACCGTGGTTCCGCTTGCCTTTGCCTTTCTGGCTTTGTTATTGTATATCATCGCAAAACCTTTTATTGCCAAAGCAAAATCGAATATCGAGAATCATTCGCCTCATCACTTAAAATTGGTTTATACGCCAAAAGAAAGTTACGGCAAGAAAAATATAGCGATTTCGGTCGATTTTTCTAAAGCCGATGAAGCTGCACTTAACAATGCGTTCGAATTGGGCGGAATCGACGCGCAATATACCTTAATTCATATTGTAGAAACGGTTGGCGCCTTAATGTACGGCGGCCATGTTGACGATCACGAAACTACTATCGACGAAAAATTATTATTAGAATATAAAGAGATGCTTTCGCAGAAGGGCTTCAGGATCGAAACAGAACTTGGTTTTGGAAAACCTAACACCGTGATTCCGAAGATTATTAATGCGGGAAGTTTTGATATTTTAGTCATGGGAACCCACGGCCACACTGGATTAAAAGATATTTTATTTGGTACAACCGTAGACAAATTGAGACATAAAATTTCAATACCTTTGTTGATTGTTAAATAAAGGGGCTGAGATACTAAGATGCTAAGGTTCTAAGATTTTTTCTTTGAACGTTTAAAAACTTAGAACCTTAGGAACTCAGAACCTTAGAACCTCAAAAAAAAAAATGACTTTCTCAGAAGAAAACTATCTAAAATCGATATATCATCTTACTACTTCTAACGATTCAGAAGTAAGCACGAACGCTATTGCGGAAATGATGGAGACTAAAGCTTCATCGGTTACGGATATGCTTAAAAAGCTTTCTGAGAAGGATTTAGTAAATTACAAAAAATACCAAGGGGTTTCTTTGACCGAAAATGGAAAACTTGCCGCTAAAATGATCGTTAGAAAACATCGTTTGTGGGAAGTATTTTTGGTTGAAAAACTGAATTTTTCCTGGGATGAGGTTCATGATATTGCCGAACAACTGGAACATATCAAGTCGGAACAATTGATTAATCGTCTGGATGATTTTCTGGGAAATCCTACCGAAGATCCGCACGGAGACCCGATTCCGGATGCGAACGGAAGAATCGTTAAGATTGAGAAACACTTGCTTTCTGAATTAACAGAGAACCAAACCGGAATTTGCGTGGGTGTAAAAGATACTTCATCTGAATTCCTGAAATATCTGGATAAGCAGGAAATTGCTTTAGGTTCTCAGATTGAACTTTTATCTAAAGAATCTTTTGATTTATCTGTTAGGATTAAAATAGATGGTCGTGAATTGTCTATTTCGAATAAAATTGCTTCTAATTTGTTTGTGAAGCTGGTTTAATGTTATTTCACAGAGATTCACTAAGAATTACACAGAGATTCGCGAAGGTTTTACTTTTTTGATTTAGGAAGTATTAATCCGTCGAAAATAACACAATATTGTCATTTCGACGTAAGGAGAAATCCTCACGAGAAGCTCGAGAAAGATTGGATTATTGTTGCGGAGTTACTTGCGAGGATTTCTCCTTACGTCGAAATGACAAACTCGGCGATAAACATTCTTTCGAAACCGAAAGCCATAGCCCCGATAGAAGTGGGAATCCTTTTGTGTCCGCCTCGGCGAACATAAAGATTGGAACGAATTGCTTCGCCAGTTCGCACTTTCAGGCTCGAGTGCGGGATTAGCTCCTAAAAACCAATCCCTTCATTATTAAACAATTCCCTTCTCGATCATTTCTAACATTACCGGCGAAGCGTTTTTAAACGTTGGTTCTTGCTCGATAATACTTCCTGCGTTTTTCTTGTTTACTTTAAAAGTCACATCATTATCTGTTGTAAACAACAAAGCGGTCAAAAACGGATTTTTGATGTAGGTTCCTAAAACCAATAAAGCTTCATCTAAAGTGTGTGTACTTTCGATTTCTTCGGTCTTGTAACGGGTTGTTAAGGCGATTGAATAGGTATTGTCTTCGTTTATTGCTAAACGGAAATAGATGTTTTTAATCTCGGTATCACCGATGGTTTTTGCTAGGGTTAGTTTGGCAAAAGTTCCGGCTTTGATGCTTTCTTTGACGCGTTCGCAAAAAAGAGCGAATATTGGTTCGTACATTTTTTAAGTTGCTAAGGTTCTGAGATGCTAAGGTTCTAAGTTTTTAAAACCTTTGTCTATATTTAACCGCAAAGTTCGCTAAGATTTACGCAAAGGGCACAAAAAAATTAAAAAACTTTGCGAGCCTTGCGTAAACCCTTGCGAACTTTGCGGTTAAGAAAATTATTTTCCTGTAAATTCGGCTTTACGTTTTTCTAAAAATGCTGTTGTTCCTTCTTTAAAATCCTGAGTTCCGAAACACTTTCCGAATGATTTTATTTCGGTTTCGAAACCGTCTTTACCGTCTTTATAATTGGCATTGATTGCTTTTATTGCTTTACTAATCGCAAACGGAGCATTTTTTATGATTTTTTGGGCAATTACTTTAGTAAAGTCTAATAATTCAACTTGTGGCACTACGTGATTTACTAAACCGTATTGTTTGGCTTCTTCGGCAGAAATCATGGCTGCTGTCATGATCATTTCCATTGCGCGGCCTTTACCTACTAATTGTGGCAAACGCTGTGTTCCTCCGTAACCTGGAATTAATCCTAAAGTCACTTCCGGCAATCCCATTTTTGCATTGTCTGATGCTACTCTAAAGTGACATGCCATTGCTAATTCTAATCCGCCACCAAGAGCAAAACCGTTTACGGCAGCAATTACGGGTTTCTTAAGGTTTTCGATATAATCAAAAAGTGATTCTTGTCCTTCGGCGGCTAATTGCGCTCCTTCGATAATCGTATAATTGGCAAATTCTGAGATATCAGCTCCGGCAACGAATGCTTTTTCGCCAAATCCTGTTAGTATAATTACACGAACATCATCGTTTTTGCCTAATAATTTAATGGCTTTACTCAAGTCGCTGATTGTCGCTTTGTTTAAAGCATTTAACTTTGTAGGTCTATTAATGGTTACGGTTGCAATTTTGTCTTCAATCGAGATTAAAAGATTTTCGTAGTTCATGACGTTAGTTTATGAGTTTGTAATGGGTAAAGAAACTCTGAATGTGGTTCCTTTTCCGTATGTTGATTCAAAGGTAATTGTTCCTTTGTAATTTTCTATGATGTTTTTTATAATTCCGAGACCTAGTCCCATTCCGCTGGTTTTGGTGGTGAATTTTGGTTCGAAAATTCGGCTTGTATCTTGTTTCTGGATTCCAATTCCGTTGTCTTTTACAGCAATCTCTACATTATTGTCTCTGCGTTTTACCGTTACAACAATAGATTTATGAAACTGACTTTCCGGAATAGCCTGAGTTGCATTTTTAACGAGATTGGTAATCACACGAATCAATTGTGTACGATCCATTTTTGAGATGATTTCCTCTTCTTCGCTTTCGAAAACAATATAATCTTCGTTGAAAATATCCAAGGCCAATTCAACAACCTCAACTACATTCAAAGTTTCGTTTTGCTGCGCGGGCATCGACGCAAAATTCGAAAATGCCGAAGCAACCGCCGTCATCGTATCGATTTGCTGAATTAAAGTTTCGGAATAATCGTTTAGTTTCTGCTTTACATCCGGTGCTGTTGGATCAAACTTGCGCTGAAAGCTTTGCACCGTTAAACGCATCGGCGTAAGCGGATTTTTAATTTCGTGTGCGACTTGTTTTGCCATTTCCCGCCAGGCTTCTTCACGTTCGCTTTGCGCTAATTTTATCGCACTGGTTTCTAACTTATCGACCATTCCGTTATACGCCTTTATCAGGAAGTTCACTTCCTTGCTATTGGCTTCTAATACGATTTTCTCGTTTTTCTGATCCAAATTGGTTTCTTCTAAACGATCTGAAATGGTTTTTAGTGATTTTGTGATATAAGTCGAAAGGAAATAGGCCAATGCAAAAGCGACAACCAGCATAAACGAATAGACCTGACTTAAACGAATCAGAAAGGTATTCAGTTCGTTGTCATAATAACCATCGTCTTCTAAATAAGGAAGATTTAAGATACCAAGCGGTTTGAATTTTTCGTCTTTGATCAAGCTATAAGAAGATCTGTTCTTAACTCCGTCTATGGTTTTAATATCCACAAAACGCTTTTCGATCGAAGAACGAACTAATTTCAGGATATATTCCGGAATTGGCGGCGCTACTTTATCAACCGCAAAAGATTCTTTTGATGATTTTAGTAGTTTCCCGTCAAGACTGTAAATATTGATTTCGATTTTGTGAATCTGGGCCAGTTCGTGGATTTTATCTTTAAAAATAAGGTCCAGATTTCCAGTTTTTAAAGGATACGTTGTAGTCGATAAAACATAGTTGATATGTTCTTTTACCGCATTTTCTTTGCGCTCGAGACGTTCCTGATGGTATTCTTTGGCTTCATTTTTAAACTGAATAATAGAAATGGAAGCCAATAAAAAAGATGCTACAACAATCAATACAATCATCGAAAGGAAAATCCTGACACGCAATGAAAGCATCGACATTTTGAAGTTGTTCAGCATATATTTTTAGTATTCAGTCTCAGTATTCAGTCTCAGTCTCAGTCTCAGTGTAAACTGAAAACTGTGACTGTGACTGTGACTGAAAACTATTTTCTTTCTCTTATTCTTTTATAAAATCGGAAACCCAGCATTATTAAAACCGAAAATAAAATGATTCCGATAACACCGAAAATCCAGTTGATGGCACTTTTTAAAATTACTAAAAAAACCACTGCAAAAAGTATAATCGTGGCGCCTTCATTCCATAAACGCATAAAATTGTTGGAATATTTTACCTCGTTATTTTGTAATTGCCTGAAAATTTGATGGCATTTTAAATGGTACAAATACAACAAGAACACGAAAGCCAACTTTACATGCATCCATGGCATTTTGAGCCAGGCTTGTCCTAAGTCTGTAAAAAACAACATCCAAAAAGCAAAAATACTCGCCAAAATTGCTGATGGCCACGTAATAATGTACCACAAACGGTAGGTCATTATTTTGTATTGCGCTTGTAAAATCTCTTTTTCAGGTGAAGGTTTTTCATTGGCTTCGATTTGGTAAACAAACAAACGCACAATATAAAACAAACCCGCAAACCAGGTTATTACAAAAATAAGATGCAGCGATTTCAGATAGTTATAATACTCCATTATTATTTGTTTCAAGTTTAAGGTTTCAAGTTTTTTTAAAGTTGATTTTCATGCAACAATCTTTCTTCTTTACTCTTTACTCTATTTTCTAATTATTTAGCCCATTCGTTAATCCAATTACCAACAGTTTCGCACCATTCGTCATCATCATTCAAACATGGGATTGCTAAGAATTTATCTCCTCCATTTTTCTCGAAATCTTCTTTGGCACGCATTGCAATTTCCTCAAGAGTTTCTAAACAATCAGATACGAAAGCTGGTGTTACAACTGCAAGATTCCTGATTCCTTTTCCTGGCATTTTATCGATTTCAACATCGGTATAAGGCTCTAACCATTTGTCTCCCGCTAAACGCGATTGAAAAGTCAGACTGTATTTATCTTCAGGAAGTCCTAATAATTTAACGACTTGCTTTGTAGTTTCATAACATTGATGACGGTAACAGAAATCGTGTGCCGGTGAAGGCGTGTTACAACAAGAACCATCAATTTTACAATGTGATTTGGTTACATCGGTTTTGCGAATATGACGTTCCGGGATTCCATGATATGAAAACAATAAATGATCGTAATCAAATCCCACTAAATGTTTCTGAATTGAATCGGCCAAATTCTTGATATAATCCGGTTTGTTGTAAAACGCAGGAACATCTGTAAAAGTCATTTGAGGGAATTTCTTTTTACGAATTTCTTCTGCTTTTACTAAAATAGTCAAAGTCGAAGCCATTGCGTATTGCGGATACAAAGGGAAAAGCAATACTTCGGTAACGCCTTTATCATGCAATTCCTGAAGTCCTTTTTCGATTGTCATACTTCCGTAACGCATAGAAAGTGCTACCGGAACATTTACCAGAGGTTGTACTTTTTTCTGCATTCTTTCTGAAAGTACTACCAAAGGAGAGCCTTCTTCCCACCAGATTTTTTTATAAGCATGTGCTGATTCTTCTGGTCTTTTTCTTAAAATAATTCCACGAACTAGCAAAGCCCTTAATAAATACGGAACATCGATCACGTATTTATCCATTAAAAATTCGTCTAAATACGGTTTTACATCTTTTGGTTCCGGACTTTCTGGAGATCCTAAGTTTACTAATAATACGCCTTTCATTTATTCTTTGCTTTAGGCTTTAAGCTCTAGGCTTTAAGCATTTAATTTGTTTTTAAAAATTTCGTCAAAAGTAGAACTTGCTGCTTTTTAGAAATATGATAATTATTATTTTTTATTTATTGTTGAATATCTAAAATTGATTCTCTACCTAACGTTGTTATACTTTTTCTCGCAGATTTCGCAGATCTTGCAGATTTTTTAATTCGTGCTAATCTGTGAAATTTGTGTTTAAACATTCGTATTAATCGACATCAAATACTTTTTCGGAGTTGTAGCAAACTTTTTCTTGAATGCCGCTATAAAGTGACTTCCGGTGCTGTAGCCTATTTTCAACCCTACTTCGTTTACATTATAAGATCCGCTGTCGAGTAGTTTTCGGGCGAAATCCATTTTATAATCGAATAGAAATCCATAAACCGTATCTCCGTAAATTTGTTTGAAACCCATTTTCAGTTTCTTCAAATTCAAACCAATTTCATCTGCCAACTCTTGCAATCCCGGAGGTTCAGCCATATTGGCGATGATAATTTCTTTGGCTTTTCTGATCTTCAAAACGTTATCTTCATCAATCAAAAACGGACATTGTTCTGCGTTTGGATCTTCGGTTCTATTAAAATACAAACTCAGTAATTCGTATCCTTTTCCTTTATAATAAAGGTTTTTTATCGACGGATGTAAGTTATAATGAAACAGTTGACTCAAAACAATCGCCATTGACGGACTTATATTTCCTTCGTTATAATACTTTTTGTCCTTATTGTCCGGACTTAAAAAAGTAATATAGTCTGCTTCTGCAGAAAACAACGCGTGAAATTTCTTAATGGAGACAATTACAGAAATTACCCAAGAATTTGGAGCCAACTCTAAATTCAATGGTAATTCTTTCTGCGGATTGTACAAAAGCAACGATTTTTCTTCTTTCAGATCTAAAGCATAACTGCCTTGATTAAACAAGAATTTGGCATTCCCTTTTATCCCGAAATGAAACTGTATCAGGCCACTACCTACTTCGTGTTGTCCGAAAAAGGGCTCTGAACTGTCATTTTGAAAACGAATAAGCGTAAAGTCGTCTTCAATTTTAATAATTTCCTGAGAACTCATAGCGATGTTTTTTTAGTACAAAAATCAAGACAACTACAATATCTTATTTAGAATCACTCTAAACAAAACATTTCTAACGAGCTGATTTTACTACAAAAGTACT encodes:
- a CDS encoding metal-dependent transcriptional regulator; amino-acid sequence: MTFSEENYLKSIYHLTTSNDSEVSTNAIAEMMETKASSVTDMLKKLSEKDLVNYKKYQGVSLTENGKLAAKMIVRKHRLWEVFLVEKLNFSWDEVHDIAEQLEHIKSEQLINRLDDFLGNPTEDPHGDPIPDANGRIVKIEKHLLSELTENQTGICVGVKDTSSEFLKYLDKQEIALGSQIELLSKESFDLSVRIKIDGRELSISNKIASNLFVKLV
- a CDS encoding MerC family mercury resistance protein — protein: MKKSTTPLYDILGISSAGICLIHCLVFPLLTILPLGLSHNPIIDLIFATLGLFAIIKIINKSSLLISTVLIISMALIWISVLTELFLDIHLDLIFIGGIGMIIGHLLNYKMHKNSNH
- a CDS encoding helix-turn-helix domain-containing protein, whose product is MSSQEIIKIEDDFTLIRFQNDSSEPFFGQHEVGSGLIQFHFGIKGNAKFLFNQGSYALDLKEEKSLLLYNPQKELPLNLELAPNSWVISVIVSIKKFHALFSAEADYITFLSPDNKDKKYYNEGNISPSMAIVLSQLFHYNLHPSIKNLYYKGKGYELLSLYFNRTEDPNAEQCPFLIDEDNVLKIRKAKEIIIANMAEPPGLQELADEIGLNLKKLKMGFKQIYGDTVYGFLFDYKMDFARKLLDSGSYNVNEVGLKIGYSTGSHFIAAFKKKFATTPKKYLMSINTNV
- a CDS encoding Fur family transcriptional regulator; translation: MKTTRNTAAKTAVLEIFEKSKTALSHTEIQKQTGDLCDRVTIYRILDRLVNDDIIHKIVNLDGTVKYAKCHHHAQRVHIHNHAHFSCEKCLEITCLENVKPSYIIPHNYKVNDINFTLSGLCPNCLNSNN
- a CDS encoding Nramp family divalent metal transporter; translated protein: MGKSLEEVHQSVATQHKKTGFRKILAFLGPAYLVSVGYMDPGNWATDIAGGSQFGYSLLWVLLMSNLMALLLQSLSARLGIVTQRDLAQASRETYSKFINYILYFLAEIAIAACDLAEVLGMAIGINLLFDIPLIEGVLITVLDTFLLLFLINKGIRKMEAFIIVLVAIIGFSFIFEMIFAEPELDKVLYGLIPSMPNSAALYIAIGIIGATVMPHNLYLHSSLVQTRKFDRTPAGIKQALKYNLIDSTIALNLAFFVNAAILILAAATFYKNGMFEVAEIQDAHQFLEPLLGTKWAPILFAVALIAAGQSSTVTGTLAGQIVMEGYLNLRIQPWVRRIITRLIAIVPAVVVILIYGDSVTGKLLILSQVILSLQLGFAIIPLIHFVSDKSKMKGFHISRTTQIAAWIIALIIVSLNAKLVYDEITSWLDNSSHPLILWFTVVPLAFAFLALLLYIIAKPFIAKAKSNIENHSPHHLKLVYTPKESYGKKNIAISVDFSKADEAALNNAFELGGIDAQYTLIHIVETVGALMYGGHVDDHETTIDEKLLLEYKEMLSQKGFRIETELGFGKPNTVIPKIINAGSFDILVMGTHGHTGLKDILFGTTVDKLRHKISIPLLIVK
- a CDS encoding CopD family protein, whose protein sequence is MEYYNYLKSLHLIFVITWFAGLFYIVRLFVYQIEANEKPSPEKEILQAQYKIMTYRLWYIITWPSAILASIFAFWMLFFTDLGQAWLKMPWMHVKLAFVFLLYLYHLKCHQIFRQLQNNEVKYSNNFMRLWNEGATIILFAVVFLVILKSAINWIFGVIGIILFSVLIMLGFRFYKRIRERK
- the hemH gene encoding ferrochelatase, translating into MKGVLLVNLGSPESPEPKDVKPYLDEFLMDKYVIDVPYLLRALLVRGIILRKRPEESAHAYKKIWWEEGSPLVVLSERMQKKVQPLVNVPVALSMRYGSMTIEKGLQELHDKGVTEVLLFPLYPQYAMASTLTILVKAEEIRKKKFPQMTFTDVPAFYNKPDYIKNLADSIQKHLVGFDYDHLLFSYHGIPERHIRKTDVTKSHCKIDGSCCNTPSPAHDFCYRHQCYETTKQVVKLLGLPEDKYSLTFQSRLAGDKWLEPYTDVEIDKMPGKGIRNLAVVTPAFVSDCLETLEEIAMRAKEDFEKNGGDKFLAIPCLNDDDEWCETVGNWINEWAK
- a CDS encoding ATP-binding protein, coding for MIVLIVVASFLLASISIIQFKNEAKEYHQERLERKENAVKEHINYVLSTTTYPLKTGNLDLIFKDKIHELAQIHKIEINIYSLDGKLLKSSKESFAVDKVAPPIPEYILKLVRSSIEKRFVDIKTIDGVKNRSSYSLIKDEKFKPLGILNLPYLEDDGYYDNELNTFLIRLSQVYSFMLVVAFALAYFLSTYITKSLKTISDRLEETNLDQKNEKIVLEANSKEVNFLIKAYNGMVDKLETSAIKLAQSEREEAWREMAKQVAHEIKNPLTPMRLTVQSFQRKFDPTAPDVKQKLNDYSETLIQQIDTMTAVASAFSNFASMPAQQNETLNVVEVVELALDIFNEDYIVFESEEEEIISKMDRTQLIRVITNLVKNATQAIPESQFHKSIVVTVKRRDNNVEIAVKDNGIGIQKQDTSRIFEPKFTTKTSGMGLGLGIIKNIIENYKGTITFESTYGKGTTFRVSLPITNS
- a CDS encoding enoyl-CoA hydratase/isomerase family protein, whose translation is MNYENLLISIEDKIATVTINRPTKLNALNKATISDLSKAIKLLGKNDDVRVIILTGFGEKAFVAGADISEFANYTIIEGAQLAAEGQESLFDYIENLKKPVIAAVNGFALGGGLELAMACHFRVASDNAKMGLPEVTLGLIPGYGGTQRLPQLVGKGRAMEMIMTAAMISAEEAKQYGLVNHVVPQVELLDFTKVIAQKIIKNAPFAISKAIKAINANYKDGKDGFETEIKSFGKCFGTQDFKEGTTAFLEKRKAEFTGK
- a CDS encoding NAD(P)/FAD-dependent oxidoreductase — translated: MIENNKYDVIIIGGSYSGLSAAMSLGRSLRKVLVIDSGLPCNRQTPHSHNFITHDGEKPAVISAKAKTQVDFYDTVKFYKGLAIRAIKTQFGFEIETQSGKIFTSKKILFATGVKDLLSQIPGFAECWGISVLHCPYCHGYEVKREKTAIVANGDMGFEFSKMISNWTKDLRLITNGKSTLTIEQTQILKNHKVEIIEDEIESLEHQNGNVQQIIFKNQTKTTVKAIYFKAPFEQHCLLPESLGCELTEIGLLKVDAFQKTTIPGIFASGDCHIQARSVALAVSSGSFAGAMINKEIIDEEFV